A single genomic interval of Octopus bimaculoides isolate UCB-OBI-ISO-001 chromosome 22, ASM119413v2, whole genome shotgun sequence harbors:
- the LOC106870320 gene encoding free fatty acid receptor 4, protein MANSLNSSYFYGTDKVYNWGNRSYFTFFSEFNRPWNGIGVIEALIYIVIFLISVVANILIIIRVLRVRQLKTVTNCFIANLAMADLLFSSGCPFIAVVRITGTWVLGGFLCHIIIYLEFVCMFAVIWTMTVISIERFFCIVKPNCCRISLTMAIVIVVLIWVIAFAGFLPMATFFNIYAFPFGNDTIQICTLVWPSNTKVQVSIVFVSCLVLVGFIVPLALMAHNYYRVFRTFWISRQTIIKKECSSSQPTVNMAVQPAASTLRSHSSKLVSHNMKVRSLRSFRVIRILVLLVLLFFLMWLPIFIAFIVIQYDGAYEYHQMHSWMLITSSYFAFANTCVNPFVYVFINERFRITINFCRKTSKEQPKADEIASFSASGT, encoded by the coding sequence atggcgAATTCTTTAAATTCTTCCTATTTTTATGGAACAGACAAAGTTTATAATTGGGGAAATCGAAGTTACTTTACCTTCTTTTCAGAATTTAACCGTCCTTGGAATGGAATCGGAGTCATTGAAGCACTCATCTACATCGTTATCTTTCTGATATCTGTTGTCGCTAACATTCTAATAATCATACGTGTTTTACGAGTAAGACAACTGAAGACTGTCACAAACTGTTTCATAGCAAACTTGGCAATGGCCGATTTGCTGTTCAGTTCCGGCTGCCCATTCATTGCAGTGGTTCGAATCACCGGCACATGGGTGCTGGGAGGCTTCCTTTGTCATATTATCATCTATctagagtttgtatgtatgtttgctgtcATTTGGACCATGACAGTGATAAGCATCGAGCGTTTTTTCTGTATTGTAAAACCAAACTGCTGTCGTATTTCTCTGACGATGGCCATTGTCATTGTCGTCCTGATCTGGGTCATTGCATTCGCTGGTTTCTTGCCAATGGCGACATTTTTCAACATTTATGCATTTCCCTTCGGCAACGACACAATTCAAATATGTACGTTGGTGTGGCCGTCAAACACTAAAGTCCAAGTCTCCATAGTTTTCGTTTCCTGTCTGGTTTTGGTGGGTTTCATCGTACCATTGGCCTTAATGGCCCACAACTATTACCGCGTCTTCCGAACATTCTGGATTTCCCGACAGACAATCATAAAGAAGGAATGTAGTTCTAGTCAACCAACTGTTAACATGGCCGTTCAACCAGCTGCCAGCACGTTGCGGTCTCATAGCAGCAAACTCGTTTCACATAATATGAAAGTACGAAGCCTCCGCAGTTTCCGTGTCATCCGGATTCTTGTTCTGCTCGTCCTTCTCTTCTTCCTGATGTGGTTACCtattttcattgctttcataGTCATTCAGTATGATGGTGCTTATGAATACCACCAGATGCATTCTTGGATGTTAATCACGTCTTCCTACTTTGCTTTCGCAAATACTTGTGTCAACCCATTTGTCTATGTATTCATCAACGAAAGGTTCAGAATCACCATAAACTTCTGCAGAAAAACTTCCAAAGAACAGCCGAAAGCCGACGAAATTGCTTCTTTTTCAGCCTCAGGCACATGA